The Bacillota bacterium genome has a segment encoding these proteins:
- a CDS encoding spore coat protein — translation MYHQGAGRLSDRALLLEHLNTEKLKAVWDTMGATECATSELKRSFIQMAEAHLSMADDAFRLAQARGWYRVPEPPPHLAGTVAHQFLQGPAPFPS, via the coding sequence ATGTATCATCAAGGAGCTGGAAGATTATCCGACAGGGCGCTTCTCTTGGAGCACCTCAACACGGAGAAACTCAAGGCCGTGTGGGATACCATGGGGGCCACGGAGTGTGCCACATCCGAACTCAAGAGGAGCTTCATCCAGATGGCTGAGGCTCACCTCAGCATGGCCGACGATGCCTTCAGGCTGGCCCAGGCCCGGGGCTGGTACCGGGTACCCGAACCACCGCCGCACCTGGCGGGGACCGTCGCCCACCAGTTCCTGCAGGGCCCAGCGCCATTCCCCAGCTAG
- the nifU gene encoding Fe-S cluster assembly scaffold protein NifU has product MYNEKVMDHFCNPRNVGEMEDADGVGQVGNPVCGDVLRLAIKVKDGRIEEARFMTFGCGAAIATSSVLTEMVKGMSLEEAMEVTNRMVAGALGGLPPVKMHCSNLAADALQKAIEDYKGRLLRQEAV; this is encoded by the coding sequence ATGTACAACGAGAAGGTCATGGACCACTTCTGTAACCCCAGAAACGTCGGTGAGATGGAAGACGCCGACGGGGTGGGCCAGGTTGGAAACCCCGTGTGTGGTGATGTGCTCCGGCTGGCCATCAAGGTCAAGGATGGGCGGATAGAGGAGGCACGCTTCATGACCTTCGGGTGTGGTGCGGCTATCGCCACGTCTAGCGTGCTCACGGAAATGGTCAAGGGGATGTCGCTGGAGGAGGCCATGGAGGTCACCAACAGGATGGTGGCGGGTGCCCTGGGGGGCCTCCCTCCTGTGAAGATGCACTGCTCGAACCTGGCGGCAGACGCCTTGCAGAAGGCCATCGAAGACTACAAGGGGAGACTGCTCCGGCAGGAAGCGGTCTAG
- the mnmA gene encoding tRNA 2-thiouridine(34) synthase MnmA: protein MTGRLKVVVAMSGGVDSSVAAALLKEQGHDVVGITMRVWPSAKTGGIRDAGRVAAFLGIPHHVLDLQGQFEEVVDYFCQEYLKGCTPNPCVYCNRTIKFGALWARARALGASRLATGHYARSERDLASGRYILRRGLDRSKDQSYVLWGLGQDQLGIALFPLGGLRKVETRGIARKVGLPVAEKGESQEICFIQGDYGAFIKDRSPHGLRPGPIMDQEGNVLGTHKGIHLYTIGQRRGLGVSLGKPLYVVEIDLARNAVVLGPAGALEARGLVARPVNFVSIAGLAGPTVATVQVRYRAAAVEATLYPEGEGVRVLFSQPERAVTPGQSAVFYQGDLVLGGGVIHGAVK from the coding sequence GTGACCGGGCGGCTCAAGGTAGTCGTTGCCATGAGCGGCGGGGTGGACAGTTCCGTCGCGGCAGCGCTCCTGAAGGAACAGGGACATGATGTAGTGGGAATCACCATGAGGGTCTGGCCCTCGGCAAAAACGGGCGGCATCAGGGACGCGGGCCGCGTTGCTGCCTTCCTGGGGATCCCCCATCACGTGCTGGACCTCCAAGGCCAGTTCGAGGAGGTGGTGGACTACTTCTGCCAGGAGTACCTAAAGGGCTGTACCCCCAACCCGTGTGTCTACTGCAACCGCACCATCAAGTTCGGGGCCCTCTGGGCCAGGGCTCGAGCACTGGGGGCCAGCCGCCTGGCCACAGGCCACTACGCCAGGAGTGAAAGGGATTTGGCCAGCGGTCGGTACATCCTAAGGAGGGGTTTAGACCGCTCTAAGGACCAGAGCTACGTCCTTTGGGGTCTTGGCCAGGACCAGCTTGGGATAGCCCTCTTCCCCCTAGGGGGCCTCAGGAAGGTTGAGACCCGTGGCATCGCCCGGAAGGTGGGATTACCCGTGGCCGAAAAGGGAGAAAGCCAGGAGATCTGCTTCATACAGGGCGACTACGGGGCCTTCATCAAGGACAGGTCACCCCACGGCCTCCGGCCAGGGCCCATCATGGATCAGGAGGGCAACGTTCTCGGGACCCACAAGGGCATTCACCTCTATACTATAGGGCAGCGGCGGGGCCTGGGGGTGTCACTGGGAAAGCCCCTTTACGTGGTGGAGATCGACCTGGCCAGGAATGCCGTTGTGTTGGGCCCCGCTGGGGCCCTCGAGGCACGAGGGCTCGTGGCCCGGCCGGTGAACTTCGTGTCCATAGCTGGGCTGGCCGGGCCCACGGTTGCCACCGTGCAGGTGCGCTACCGCGCTGCCGCAGTGGAGGCAACCCTTTACCCTGAAGGGGAGGGTGTGAGGGTGCTCTTCAGCCAGCCGGAAAGGGCGGTGACTCCTGGGCAGTCCGCCGTATTCTACCAGGGAGATCTGGTCTTGGGGGGCGGTGTGATCCACGGGGCTGTCAAGTAG